The proteins below come from a single Xiphophorus couchianus chromosome 20, X_couchianus-1.0, whole genome shotgun sequence genomic window:
- the inka1b gene encoding PAK4-inhibitor inka2 has protein sequence MLCLGNSTDCLRDQMQSMMRSLQDLKQISRPRPLSEPCDQSFAVTRLCKQRAQQERLTRLRVSDASEASTYDSACCLANPLEEEEEQREPDRGSPASEKSVDLDSGFSEASWQDEGVVLRRTRNVRVSSSACVRTNRGTSGRARPKSTSDVCLERWTSFEASDTEDWTTSLLSRSRNRQPLVLGDNSFADLIKNWMDLPDLPEPAEMKPCSGRRLARDIFGNMRRKLAGMSKGVELRPKPANCTRLRRAAEAPQRMSCPVGFEPLKPFFHQSHTGLHQLDTDFYRFSALMKTGSRQPIICNDIIGYI, from the exons ATG CTGTGTTTGGGAAACTCCACCGACTGCCTCCGGGACCAAATGCAGTCTATGATGAGGTCCTTGCAGGACCTGAAGCAGATCAGCAGACCGAGGCCGCTCAGTGAGCCGTGTGACCAGTCCTTCGCTGTCACAAGGCTCTGCAAACAGAGAGCGCAGCAGGAGCGGCTCACTCGCCTCCGTGTGTCTGACGCCAGCGAGGCCAGCACCTACGACTCGGCCTGCTGCCTGGCCAACccgctggaggaggaggaagagcagcggGAACCCGATCGGGGCTCCCCAGCCAGCGAGAAGAGTGTGGATTTGGACTCTGGTTTCTCCGAGGCTTCCTGGCAGGATGAAGGTGTGGTGCTGAGAAGGACCAGAAACGTGCGAGTCTCCTCCTCCGCCTGCGTCCGAACAAACAGAGGAACCTCCGGCCGTGCCAGGCCAAAGTCGACGTCTGACGTCTGTTTGGAGCGCTGGACTTCTTTTGAAGCGAGCGATACGGAGGACTGGACCACGTCGCTGCTGAGCCGCAGCAGGAACAGACAACCGCTGGTTCTGGGGGACAACAGCTTTGCTGACCTCATAAAAAACTGGATGGACCTACCTGATCTACCAGAACCAGCTGAGATGAAGCCCTGCTCGGGGCGACGTCTCGCAAGAGACATTTTTGGCAACATGCGGCGGAAGTTGGCAGGGATGTCTAAAGGCGTGGAGCTGCGTCCGAAACCAGCAAACTGCACAAGGTTGAGAAGAGCAGCGGAGGCTCCTCAGAGGATGTCCTGTCCTGTGGGATTTGAGCCTCTCAAGCCTTTCTTCCATCAGTCTCACACAGGCCTGCATCAGCTGGACACCGATTTCTACAGGTTCTCTGCACTCATGAAGACGGGCAGCCGGCAGCCCATCATATGCAACGACATCATTGGATATATTTGA
- the uba7 gene encoding ubiquitin-like modifier-activating enzyme 1: MAETGEIDEGFYSRQLYVLGHEAMRRMGTAEVLIAGMKGLGVEIAKNVILSGVKSVTVQDEGQAEWSDLSSQFFLHESDLGQNRATSSIPQLTALNPHVLVSAHTGPLNEDLLQKYQVVVLTDSSLDDQKRFGEFCHKHGIKLIVADTKGLCGQLFCDFGEQFEVLDRDGEMPASLMIDRITKDNPGVVICADDQKHGLFDGTKVIFSEVQGMTELNSMAPVEIKVCGQYSFSICDTSSFSNYERGGVVTEVKQPLTLNFKPLSEALNDHQLLILNDYGKISRHNTLHLAFQALHSFVKKEQQLPRPWSESDADLLLKIVKELNSVAKLEELDEAAVRIFSYTARGDLAPMNAFFGGLAAQEVIKASSGKFTPLQQWFYFDALECLPEAEGCLQESSFSSKDTRYDSQIVVFGSEFQQKLLKQKYFMVGAGAIGCELLKNFALIGLGAGEEGLITVTDMDYIERSNLNRQFLFRSKDIGKPKSEVAAKAVAEMNPQIKITAHQNRLDPDSEGVYDYNFFMGLDGVAAALDNVEARVYLDKRCVQHQKPMLEGGTLGSKGHTLVVVPHLTESYGPGKSSSGNAIPLCTLKNFPHRIEHTLQWARDQFEGLFKQTPENVNLFLRDPNFIGRTLTHGDAEALEILGGVCISLQEMEAGGHRPKCWEDCVGWARCKWETLYNNDIRQLLHCFPPGELTSNGLPFWSGSKRCPHPLTFDPNNTTHMEYVVAAANLYGQIYGIKGTRDCAAIKNTLEKVSVPPFSPKSSVKIHLTDKEMEEDRKKEGDDTDKAQLEELKGKLSSLKSTSQMYPIDFEKDDDNNFHMDYIVAASNLRAENYDIPAADRHQSKRIAGRIIPAIATTTAAVAGLMCLELFKLIQGHKKIDSYRTAYLNLAVQYFVLSQPCRPQSFTVAGRKYSLWDDFLVEGRRSNQQEMTLADLIQHVKKTNDLTICSLFYGTAILYNGHEDRLKMSVSDLVKMVTKKEIPPHKKMLELIPSFDEDEDCETVPTIRYMLL; encoded by the exons ATGGCAGAAACCGGTGAAATCGATGAGGGATTCTACTCCCGGCAGCT GTATGTTCTGGGACATGAGGCGATGCGCCGGATGGGCACAGCTGAGGTCCTCATTGCAGGGATGAAGGGGCTGGGAGTGGAAATAGCCAAGAATGTGATCCTGTCTGGAGTAAAGTCTGTCACTGTTCAGGATGAGGGTCAGGCGGAGTGGTCTGACCTGTCCTCACAG TTTTTTCTGCATGAGTCTGATCTTGGTCAGAACCGAGCCACATCGTCCATCCCACAGCTGACTGCGTTGAATCCACATGTGCTTGTGTCAGCGCACACTGGACCACTAAATGAAGACCTTCTTCAAAAATACCAG GTGGTCGTTCTCACTGACTCCTCGCTGGATGATCAGAAGCGTTTTGGGGAGTTCTGCCATAAACATGGAATTAAGTTAATAGTCGCAGACACAAAGGGGCTCTGTGG CCAGTTGTTCTGTGATTTTGGAGAGCAGTTTGAGGTCTTGGATCGGGATGGAGAGATGCCTGCATCACTGATGATTGACCGAATCACTAAG gacAATCCTGGAGTTGTCATCTGTGCAGATGACCAGAAACATGGACTCTTTGACGGCACTAAGGTTATTTTCTCTGAGGTCCAAGGCATGACAGAACTCAACAGTATGGCCCCTGTGGAGATCAAAGTCTGCG GTCAGTATTCCTTCAGCATCTGTGACACTTCCAGCTTTTCCAATTATGAACGAGGAGGAGTGGTGACTGAAGTTAAACAGCCTCTCACGCTGAATTTT AAACCGCTGAGTGAGGCTCTTAACGACCATCAACTACTAATTTTGAATGACTACGGAAAAATATCCAGACATAACACTTTGCACCTGGCCTTCCAAGCCCTCCACAGTTTTGTAAAGAAAGAGCAGCAGCTCCCTCGTCCTTGGTCAGAG TCAGATGCAGATTTGCTGCTTAAGATCGTGAAAGAGTTGAATTCAGTCGCAAAACTGGAAGAACTAGATGAAGCTGCAGTGAGGATCTTCTCGTACACGGCCCGGGGAGATTTGGCTCCCATGAACGCTTTCTTTGGAGGCCTGGCTGCTCAGGAAGTTATTAAG gCATCCAGTGGGAAATTTACCCCTCTCCAAcagtggttttattttgatgccCTGGAATGTCTTCCTGAAGCTGAAGGTTGTCTGCAAGAGAGCTCATTTTCATCA AAAGACACAAGATACGACTCGCAGATCGTTGTCTTTGGATCAGAGTTTCAGCAGAAGCTTCTGAAACAAAAGTATTTCATG GTTGGAGCTGGTGCTATCGGCTGTGAACTGCTTAAAAACTTTGCTCTTATTGGGCTCGGAGCAGGAGAAGAAGGCCTCATCACTGTAACGGACATGGACTACATTGAAAGATCCAACCTGAATCGGCAGTTTTTGTTCAGATCTAAGGATATTGGG AAACCGAAATCTGAGGTTGCAGCCAAAGCGGTGGCAGAGATGAACCCCCAGATTAAAATCACCGCTCACCAGAACCGACTGGACCCTGACAGCGAGGGAGTGTACGACTACAACTTCTTCATGGGCCTGGACGGAGTGGCTGCAGCCCTTGATAACGTGGAAGCTA GGGTTTATCTCGATAAGCGCTGCGTTCAGCACCAGAAGCCGATGCTGGAGGGGGGAACTTTGGGAAGCAAAGGTCATACTCTGGTGGTGGTGCCTCATCTGACTGAGTCATACGGACCAGGCAAGTCGAGCTCCGGAAACGCCATCCCGCTGTGCACTCTGAAGAACTTCCCACATCGAATTGAGCACACATTGCAG TGGGCCAGAGACCAGTTTGAAGGACTGTTTAAACAAACACCTGAAAATGTGAATCTCTTCTTGAG GGATCCAAATTTCATAGGGCGGACTCTGACTCATGGGGATGCTGAGGCCCTGGAGATCTTAGGAGGTGTATGCATCAGCCTTCAGGAGATGGAGGCTGGAGGCCACCGTCCAAAATGCTGGGAGGACTGTGTGGGCTGGGCACGCTGCAAGTGGGAGACTCTGTACAACAACGATATCCGCCAGCTTCTGCACTGTTTCCCTCCAGGAGAG TTGACCTCCAATGGTTTACCCTTTTGGTCTGGATCCAAGAGATGCCCTCACCCACTGACATTTGACCCTAACAAT ACAACCCACATGGAGTATGTGGTGGCAGCAGCCAACCTATATGGGCAGATTTATGGGATCAAAGGGACAAGAGACTGTGCTGCAATCAAAAATACCTTAGAGAAAGTCTCAGTTCCACCATTTAGTCCAAAGTCATCTGTAAAAATTCACCTCACTGACAAGGAAATGGaggaggacagaaaaaaagagggtgATGACACTG ACAAAGCCCAACTTGAGGAGCTGAAAGGAAAGTTGTCCTCATTGAAGAGCACAAGTCAGATGTACCCCATTGACTTTGAGAAG GACGATGACAATAACTTCCACATGGACTACATCGTTGCTGCATCCAACCTGAGAGCGGAAAACTACGACATTCCGGCAGCTGATCGCCACCAG AGCAAACGCATTGCTGGAAGGATTATTCCTGCCATCGCCACGACGACGGCAGCAGTAGCAGGCCTGATGTGCCTGGAGCTGTTCAAACTGATTCAGGGTCACAAGAAGATCGACTCCTACCGCACGGCTTACCTCAACCTGGCTGTACAGTATTTTGTCCTGTCCCAGCCGTGCCGCCCACAGAGCTTCACA GTCGCAGGAAGGAAGTACTCCCTGTGGGATGATTTCCTTGTTGAAGGAAGACGTAGCAATCAGCAGGAAATGACCCTGGCAGATCTCATCCAGCATGTGAAG aaaacaaatgacttgACCATCTGCAGCCTATTTTATGGAACTGCTATCCTATACAACGGACATGAAGACAGGCTGAAAATGAG TGTGTCCGATTTGGTGAAAATGGTGACGAAGAAAGAAATCCCTCCTCATAAGAAGATGTTAGAGTTGATCCCTTCGTTTGATGAAGATGAGGACTGTGAGACAGTACCTACCATCAGGTACATGCTCCTGTGA